A segment of the Doryrhamphus excisus isolate RoL2022-K1 chromosome 7, RoL_Dexc_1.0, whole genome shotgun sequence genome:
ATGACAAGACATTCAAGTTGAGACGTATGTTTTTGATAAATATTCTTGAATATGAACAGCCCTTTGACTAAATATCTGCACTATAATACACAAGCAGGAAGTAGAATAGAGAGATATTTATGATTTAATATATTGGGGAATGCTGTTGAATGTTTGTAGCAGTAGCATAGCAACAGGCTAACAGGTCAAAGTACGCCAACATGCAATTATTCATGACAAGACATTCAAGTTCAGATGTATGTTTTTGATAAATATTCTAGAACATGAACAGCCCTTCGACTAAATATCTGCACTATAATACACAAGCAGGAAGTAGAATAGAGAGATATTTATGACTGAATATATTGGGAAATGCTGTAGCAGCAGCATAGCAACAGGCTAACAGGTCAAAGTACGCCAACATGCAATTATTTATGACAAGACATGCAAGTTGAGACGTATGTTTTTGATAAATATTCTAGAACATGAACAGCCCTTCGACTAAATATCTGCACTATAATACACAAGCAGGAAGTAGAATATAGAGATATTTATGATTGAATGTATTGGGAAATGCTGTTGAATGTACGTAGCAGTAGCCTAGCAACAGGCTAACAGGTCAAAGTACGCCAACATGCAAGTATTTATGACAAGACATGCAAGTTCAGACGTATGTTTTTGATAAATATTCTTGAACATGAACAGCCCTTCGACTAAATATCTGCACTATAATACACAAGCAGGAAGTAGAATAGAGAGATATTTATGATTGAATATATTGGGAAATGCTGTAGCAGTAGCATAGCAACAGGCTAACAGGTCAAAGTACGCCAACATGCAATTATTTATGACAAGACATGCAAGTTGAGACGTATGTTTTTGATAAATATTCTAGAACATGAACAGCCCTTCGACTAAATATCTGCACTATAATACACAAGCAGGAAGTAGAATAGAGAGATATTTATGATTGAATATATCGGGGAATGTTATTAAATGTATGTAGCAGTAGCATAGCAACAGGCTAACAGGTCAAAGTACGCCAACATGCAATTATTTATCACAAGACATGCAAGTTGAGACGTATGTTTTTGATAAATATTCTTGAATATGAACTAAATCGACTAAATATCTGCACTATAATACACAAGCAGGAAGTAGAATAGAGAGATATTTATGATTGAATATATTGGGGAATGTTATTAAATGTATGTAGCAGTAGCATAGCAACAGGCTAACAGGTCAAAGTACGCCAACATGCAAGTTGAGATGTATGTTTTTGATAAATATTCTTGAACATGAACAGCCCTTGAACTAAATATCTGCAGTATAATACACAATCAGGAAGTAGAATATAGAGATATTTATGAttgaatatattggaaaatgctGTTGAATGTATGTAGCAGTAGCCTagcaacatactgtacatgctaaGCCCCGAGTGGAGGAGAACACCTCCCACACAGTGTAGCTGGAACACACATGCAGACGACCATCAGTGGGTAatgttacatcatatctgaaGTAGAGCGAGGGAAGCATGCGCATGCATcgaggtgcattcaaggaccatgCGGAAGAAGACATTTTGATACGAGTGACAGAAAGTAGGACACACTAAATGCATGCAAGAACATAAAGGTAGTCTGACGCGTGTGTTCTTTACCTTCGCTATCCGACATGGTTCCCTGAAGGTCATCCAGTAGCACATACCCCCTGCCCCTGCTCGCTTCCTCCCtcatgtgctgctgctgctgcgagTCCTGCAACGACAGGCAAGACCCAAACTGGTCCCTGGAGTCGGCCGAGATGGGCGGCAGCGGTCCGGCCGAAGCGCGGGCCATGCCCATGGGCTGCCCGACCGGGCTCAGGGGGCTCTCTTCCTCAGAGTTCTGCGCCACGATGGGTATCCTCCCGCGCCCACTTTGCACGATGGGCAGGCTGGTGGGTTTGGCGCGACCGGAGGGGGTTTGGAAACTGGAACCGTCCGAGGAGGCTTCGCCGTCGCCTTTGAGTCTCAGCGAGGAGCTGGAAGGGTCTCTTTTGATGGACAAGTCCAGACCGTAGCAGGACGTGGGCCTTGATGACGGTCTTGAGCGGCTACCACTGGGATAAGCCGAGTCTAAGCCCAAGCTCTGGCCCAGGTTTAGCGAACCAGCCAAGTTAGCCCCCAAGGTGGACCCTAAGTATTTTTGCTGCTCTGCGATATTCTTACGAAGACCGAAGGTGATCTCATCCTGCATGAGTCGGCTGGATCTTGGGGAAGAACCGCTGGTGGAACCCAAATAACTGGTATAGTCCAAGTCCAGACCTCTGCTTTCAGTAACAGAGGAATACTTGGAGGAGAGCTTCGGATCCAATAACGGGGTCTTGTGTTTTTGGTACAACATGGATGCTGGGAGTTGTTTCGCTGCCTGCTTCTCCAGAGTCAGTCGACTGATGCTGTATTTTTCCGACTTGGGATAGTGTCTTTGGGAGTAGCTGGAGACGCCGGAGCTGGGGGTGTAGTAGTGCTGGGAGAGCCCCGTCAGTGGGTCTAAGCTTTCCGTCCCGCCTGTGCTTCTCCTGAACTCTTGCTTGAGCTGCTGCTTCAGGAGCTTCAGCTCGTAGGGCTCCTCCATGGGATCCTCCTCGTCTGGGGTTTTTCCGTATGTGTGCAGCCTGGAGGTGGAGCCCAGATAGTCAGTTGACCCAAGGTCGGCGGCGCTGCGGTGGAGCAGCTTCTCCGCTTTGGCTAATTCTCTTTCGGCGAGACTATAAGACGCGGACAGACCCGTGGAGCTCGTAGCGAGCTCTGCGGCGTCTTCCAGGAGAAGGTAGCTCCTCGGTGTGTGGTGATCAAGGTCGCCGTAGTAGGAATCGGAGACCGTGGACATGGGGCTGTCTGCTATGCTTCCGACCTCCAAGGCTCTGAGGTCCAGGTGGTTGCCGTATTTGTCGTATTTCACACCGAGGTAAGGCGACGACGCGGGATCAGGCTGGCGGCTGATGACGTCGTATTTGGTGGAATCCAGTTCTGACAGGAGAGCGGCTTGCCTGGCGGCCTTCTGCTGCAGCAGGAGCATCTGTTGGTAGCTTTGCTGCTGGGAGCTGGTGAGCGAGGGGACCGACGAGTAGATGGAATGAGACTGGTAGGACTGGGGGGTCTGGTAGAGCGACTGCTGGTACGGGCCTTGAGAGTATTGGTACTGGGAGTATTTTCCATATTCGTGTTTAGTTTGAGGTGGGACAAAGTCGTCCAATTCCGACTGAGGTGCCGTTCTCGGACGTTCCAGACCGTGGCTGTCGATTTCCTCATCTTCGCCGTCTTCATGTCCGCCTCTAGCCTCTCGGATGTTGCTAACCTCGCTATCCGACATATAATCTCGGTCTTCAGCCACACTCTGCAAATAAgccctctctctcttctctcgcTCCTTCAGCAGGACGTCTTTCCTCCGATTGATTCCCATTTCCAGGTACCTCAGCTTGGCGTCGatctctttctcctcctcgtCCAGCTCCGCTTGTCTTTTGCGGAGTTTGGACGACTCGCGCTCCACCAGGTCGAGCTCACGGTCGATGTCTTGCAGGATCTTGGCGCGCGCCATGTTTGAATTGCGGCACATTCTTCGGCGAGCGGAACCGGTGGAATACGCCGTCTGTGCACCGGATGCGGACTCATCCTCTGAGGGGGGGTTGGGCAGAGTCCTCTTCACCTTCTTTTGGGTGCCGGTAGGCGTGCCCCCTGACCCCTTCccctgcaaaaaaaaccaaGTCATGTGACATTAATGTTACTCTAATTAAGTCAAGTGAACTGAACGGATTGTACTCACGGTTTCGCCACATTGGGTACCGGATGTTGCCCTTTCTTCTCCTGTCGGACTCATGGGTTTCGGGTCAGACATAGATCTCTGCATAGGCTTTGGTCCCCTTGGACTTCCTGGAGAGACGTTCATTGGGTCCATGCTTCCTCTTAGCTTCTGAGGGCTTTTATCGCCCAGCGACTTATCATACGATACAAACTCAAGCGACTTGCTCGGCGAAATGCACGGCGATAAAGGCGAGTAGAGAACATTGGCAGACTTAGACGGGGCCTGGAGCGTGGAGGACTCGGCTTTGAGGTTAGACTGACTGATGTCCAAGGGGGTGAGACGTTTTTTCGGCGAAGTCCTCTCCGAGTCGGAGAGTTCCATTCTCGTGTCCATGATGATGTTTCCATCGGTGTCTGTTTGGATGGAAATCTCAGTGTGAGCTTGGAGAGACATTTCGGAATTGCCTCCTCGGTCTCCCCTGGCGGTGCGCGGACGGTTCTGCCGGCTTCTCTGAGCCTCCCATTCCTCTTGATCTTCATCGTCGGTCTGAACGCAACTGTCGACGCTCTTTTTGACGCTCTTCTTTTTCCTCCCCGCTGTGTACGCTTTGCTTAGCGTCTCGTCCTCTTCGTCCGTTTGACATCCGCTATCTGTGATTTTTCTGGAGAGCACTGTGCCATCAGGACCCAAGACCACGGCCTCTTGGACACCGTTCCCGAGTCCCATATCGCCACCTGGGTACATCTGACGAAGCTTTTGCTCTTCCAGCTGTATGCGGAGTTGCTCTTGGAGTCTTTGAATTTGCTcaagctgctgctgttgctgagcGTAGGTTTCCTTTTGCATCATGAGGTGAGCTTGCCTCTCCTCTTCCTGCTGGCTCAGGATCTGCTGCTTCATGACCTGCAGCTCTTCCAGCTCCTTCTGCACCAGCAGTTGCTCTTGCTCCCGAAAACGCTGAATCTCCTGACGTTCCCATTCCAGCTCTTCGGCCAGGCGTTGCTGCTTGAGTTTTTCCATTTCCAGCCTTTCACGCTCGGCCTGATACTGACCGTCGCCTGGAACCATGGGTGAGGAAAGAGCCTCCAGCGAGGCGGCGATCGCCTCCAGGGACGCGTCCGTGTAGGTGTCAAGGGTTAACGAGGTTGTCGCTGGTGTGACGCAATTCCCACTAGCATCCTCCTTAGTTAGCTCGAGGTTCAGAGGGGCGTCGCCTTGCTCCGCCGATGTAGTAATGGACACAGTGGACAGGAAACTGTGCGATCGTGTCAATGGTAAACTCTGGAGATCCGACAGCGAAGGCATGGTGTCGCTGGTGTGCATACTTGATTGACTGTTGTATGACGTACAAAATATGGACCCTGGTTGAGTTGTTATTGCATATGTAGATGGAACCGGTGCAGCAACGGAGGAATAAACCACCCCGTTTGATGACCTCAGGACACTACTTGTACCAAAAAGAGGTCCGACGCCACTTGTTACTCTGGCTTGGGAATAAGGAGGGATTGTCATTCCTGCGTATGTCCCTTTCTTGGAGTAGTCCACTGCTTCACCTgttgggaataataataataataataataaaaaaatattagttgaAGCCATATCATTTAGTTGAATTAAATGAAGTGAGCCATTGCTTACCCAAATCATAAAGCGATGAAAAAAGGTGGTAAAAAAGCTCCCAAAgtataaacaataaatacagaaaGAGCATGCAggcacaaaaaaatcacaacaaaaggaaaaaaatagaaacaaaacatcactaccatgcaaaaaaaaaaaaaaaaaagcaaaaaaatggaataaaccATGTTAGCCATGGATGAGGGGTAGCAgttcaaaatgacatttaagtGACAGGTCGGCAATGTCGCAGCACTGACCTGCATCAGACATCTTTGCAGAGGAAAGATCTACCGCACCTTCTGTGGTGCCACTGAAATTATAGCTGTTCTTACTCTTGTAAAAGAACAGCCCCGCCTCAGCCAGGTTGGTGTCTGACATTGACGGTTTGATGCCGCCAAAGCCCCTCATCCCGTACGACGAGCGGTCGTACTGGTAGTGGTCGTCGCGATAACCGAAACGATCTTCAGGCAGAGGCGTGGTGGGCTGCTGCGCGGTGCAGCTCCCTGCGAAGGGGAGCTTGTACACGACGTCACAACACACGGCTCTTTTCCCCGCAGTCAGATCCACTGGCTTGCCGTCGTCTTCCGTGATCACCGCGGTGACGACGTCCGTGGAGGCGGCGTCCATTGACACCATGGTATTGAATGGTTTCCCAGTGCTCAGATCAACGGCTCCCGCCACCGATGCTGAGCCCGTCGTTAATCCATTCGCAACACAACCGGCGACAGAGTCGGGCGCCATGATTACCGGCGGGGTCTGGAAGGTTCCGCCGCCTGTGCCGGATCCCACCGTGAGGTTAATGGGTATCTCACCAGAAACAGGCAAAGGCTGAGAGTCCACTGAGCGGTACACAATTTGTGAAACTGGTtcgaatgttttgtttttcgttAGCTGGAGCGGAATCGAAGACGCTTGGGTGGTTTCTAAACTGTCGCATTTCTGAATGGTGGCGGCGCAGGTCACGATCGTGATGCTGTCAGTCACAATGGAGACCGTGGAGGACTCGGCGCTCAGGTTCACGACAGGTGACTGCACTGCACTGCTTTGACGGGCGACGTCAGCAGCAAGAGACTGGCGTCTCGAATCTGGACCGGCAGACAGATCCACCCCGTTCATGTCTGACTCTGCGTCCGCTTTCAGAGTCCTCAAATCCACCACCTCAGCGGGGAGGGCTGTCTGTCCGTTCTGCGCAGGCAACGGTGTTTTTTGTTTCGCCAGTGAAATCGGAACCCCATTTGCCCTTGGAGTTGGCACAGGCGGCGGCGTCCTTTCGTGGACAACCGAGACGGTGGTTCTTTGGACTTCTGTGGTAACTACTTGAGAAATGAGGTTTGGCGTGACCACGGGCACCTGTGCCGACGCCGACACAGCCTCGATGATGTGACAGGAACTAGACACGTGTTTTTCCGCGCTGCATATCTCCTGGCTCTCAATGGATTCTGTGACTCGAGTGTAGGCTAGAGGCACTCGAGTCGTATGACCAGAAGCCGACTGCTGGTGTGATTGCGGTTGAGATCCTGTCTGTGTTTGGTGATAACTTTGCGGCTGAGCTTTGTGTGCTGCGGTCGGACCATGGTCAGACGGCGCTTGAGTTGAGACGGTGTCGACTGGAGAGCTGGGTTGAGATGGGAGAGTGATGACCACGTATGTGTCGCGGAGATTCTTGGCGTATCTTGGCGAAGAAGGAGACTTCGGCGAAGGTTGGGAAGGCTTGCTCTCAGACGAAGGGCTGAGATTCAAAACGATTTCGGAGGAGCCCGTGGTCAGCACGGTCGGCCTTGGAGAATGTGCGGCATGTGCGATCGAGGAAGACTGCGAGGACGGTTTCGGCGCAATTGGGGGTTTGACATGTGCTGGTCTGTGACCTTCGCCGATCCCAGCAGGTATGGACGGCTTTGGGGGAACGGGAGGCGGGACTTGAGGTTTATACGTCGGCGTAACCGACTGTTTGGCTTGGGAAGCCGTGGTGACGGTCTCTGGCTTGGCTTGAGGCGGGAGCGGAACTGGAGGTTTCCTGGGAAAGACTGTAGGTTTTTGTGGTGTCGCAGAAGGAAGTGCCGGTTCAACATCTGATTTTTCCTGAGAATTACCCCGACGCAGGACACTTGGTTTTGGGGGGACAGGTGGTGCGGTTGAAACGATGCTAGGAGTACCTTGCGCATACTGAGGGACTGTGGGCAAGGCGGTTACAGGGTCTGGAATGGCACTGGATAAGTCAACAACGTCAGTCTGGGATGCGGTAACGGGGGTTCGTGTTTGCGGATCCGATGGAAGAGACGAAGTTACCACAGTTGATGTCGTGTCTGATATGACCTCGTCCTTTTTAAGGATACTCTCTTCATCCGAGGATAACTCTCCTGAAGAACACTGCGTGACCCTCAAGTCTGGGATCGGACGGAGAGCCTTTCTTGACGAGGTGGCTTCCCCGACTGTCTCTTGTAAAGTAGGACTTGTTCCAGGAGTCAGGGCTTTTTTCATGAGTTCCTCGTATGCAGTTTCAGCATCCAGTAGTGGTTTTCCGTCTTGTCCCAGAGTCGGTTGACCGACTTTGGGCGGGATACAGTCAGCGGGCTGCAACACAATTTCTGGGTTTGTAGTTTCTATTTTTGGTTGCATGTTTTGGTATTCCTGTTCTAGTTTCATAAATTCCTTCCTTTTCTTTATCATGTCTTCATAAACTTCATCCGGAGATCTGAGCTTCTTCGGCTGAGCAGGAACGCTCATCTTTTCCGTGTTTCCCACATCAATAAGAGCGTAATCTTCAATGAGAACACTTTCGTAAGGACGCTCCTTTTCTGGTTGCAGCTCAACGTTTTCAACCGTAGGGGACTTCGCCCTCAGCATGATCTCCTCATAAGCTTCATCGGCAGATCGCAGTTTCTTCGGTGATTTATCTGCGTTTTGATCTTCTGTCGGCGAATGCAGGGATACCGAAGTGGGTAACTGATATGTTTTCTGCACCGCCGCAATCTTCGCCGCGTGGATTTCAAACCCTTCAGGGTCTGATTCGATACTGGGTGAGAAATCGGAACAGGACGAACGCCTGATCTCCTCCATCTCGGCCTCTTGCCTCAGTTCTTCCGTTGGTGAGGCATCTTCAATCGGTGAAAGGTTGCTCGGCGGTGTCTTGGAACGGTCACGTCTTTTCTGGCCTCGAACCTCCTCTTTGTCTTTCTTTGATTTTTTACCAGATCCTCTCTGTTTTTCCTGCTCCCTGAGTAGCTCCTCTTCTTCACGCATCTCTTCTTCTTCGGAGGAGTCCTCGATTGTCGGGAGCATCTGTCCAGGTTGTCTGTGTTTGGCCTTCCGGTGTTGCTTGCTCTCGCCAGAGCGGACGTGGCCGGGACTGCTGCTGTCGCTGTCTTCGTCCAGCGAGGATAAAGATGTCGGGGACGTCCCGGGTGTAAAGCTGGATGCGTGGAGACTGGAGGAACCCTCGCCTTTGGATCGATCGTCCGGTGAGTCGGTAAGACTTTCCATTTCTGGTTCCAGATCGACATTGGGTACGCAGACACGGCTGCTGGTTGTATTCAGCTCCATCGTTGGAAATATACGAACTGCGGTGCCAGGTTGACGTTCAGCTTCTTTTGGCTCTGGTGCCCCCGAAACTTGAGCGTCAACCAGAGACCTTTGCAGTTCTTTATCCTCGTCATCATTTGGACTTATGGAGTCCTTTTTGGTTAGCCTTTTGGTCTTTCCGGATGCACTCCTCGCCGCGGGAGACGGTTTCTTCTGCTCCGATTTTTTCCTCTCATCCTCTCTGATTTTTTGCCTGATTGGGTTCTCCTCATCGGACGGCGAGGCGTCCTCATTTTCACTCATTTCTATGATCTGTTTGCGGATGAAGTCCTCGTCATCGCCTGACATGGGGCTTTCTTTTCCGAAGCTTTCGCTGCTGTCATCCAAAGAATCTGCCTTGACATCCAGCGGCACCAGAAGCTTTTTCTTTGCGTTGCTTTTGCTAAGTTCTCTGTCGTCTTCTGAGCAGGGGGAGTCAGGTGACAGAGGAAGGACCTCCAATTTACGTCTGGTCTTCAATGTGTCCGTTTGATTGTCCGAATCGCCCTTTGCTTGCGCCTCGAGAATGGGCAGGACTGTGCTCTCCAGCTTTGCCAGATCTGAGGAACTGGTGGTAGTGCCTTCCTTCATTACGTTTGGAGGTTCCTTCAGGGTCTCAACCTTGATGACCTGTTGGGTTTAACACAGATATTAGCATGACTTCGAACAATCTCGTAAAACACAGCAAAGAACAGTGGAAGAACCGCTACTTTTTCTTCTACGGTCACCTCATGCATTGCTTCTCCTTCACACTGCGGTTCCTGAGGCTCTGCTTGGGCCTCCTTCTTCTCCGTCAAACTAGCGTCTTCTGTGTTCTGCTTACAGACTACCAAGTCTAGGATCTGGGTTTCTGCTAGAGGGGCTGAATCAACTACAGCAGAAGCGTTGCTATTTTCCAAACCTTCATCTGATGTGACTGTGTTGTTCTGTGATGTCATGTTCTTCTCCGCTTGGAACTCCGCAGCGCCATCTGTGGCGCCGA
Coding sequences within it:
- the pcloa gene encoding protein piccolo isoform X3, with product MGNEASLEGGEGPLSGLPEGLAPDGAGGFVRVPGGAPVDLAELSEEQRKQLAAVMSRAQGRQPGGATAVRRPSESGVQQRPQQTGASRGPTGLSKSRTVDAFNQSPPGRPATGRSPSSLNLFDSRSRQEPKESESKRSGMFGSSFLSGANPLSAVSSMTSSVSSSISSMGDAVNIPKFGLFGDEEEGAESGQAGKPQGKGPQQGSGPKGQQQQQQQGAPQKQGQGPPRQGPKQGQGPQGQGPKSAQGPPGQAPREGQGQPGLGPSGQQAPKPGQGPPGQQGPRQGQGPPGLQEPKQGQGPPGQQGPKQGQGPPGQEGARPGQGPPGQQGPKQGQGPPGQQGPKQGQTPPGQQGPRPGQGPPGPSVKQTQGGEPAKPGPKQQGPSGPGAHPGEPAKSQPGSGTPGGGPCPLCKTTQLNTGSGDPPNFNTCTECKNQVCSLCGFSPPDSAGKEWLCLNCQMQRAMGGMDPPGMTKPKQGSVPPSPQKQSSGKPGKLLIKQQSTTDQGLTPPTTPRQKSPSSPGPLSPGSSLGGSPKIDPKTGRPIQQKASPQQSPAKSKQESSFFGGLGGISFGGLTDSAKPAAASSQAAESVTGKLFGGFGGLMESAKPQAAQKQDESMTGKLFGGFGGLSEASKPPAAASQMFSFGSSLLNSATSLVTGEEEKAAESPPASPPDSAPDSPFSVPGSPPDSDSAPDTPPAKPKKAPRMTSVGREAADVTSETKEKCPLCNAELNVGSSSEAANCSLCTECKKTVCNLCGFKPGPLLGEKEWLCLNCQTRRTSQQNDVHPPEMQPASLAPASSSAPAAVVSNPVVEDQTPPAPETKVIKVETLKEPPNVMKEGTTTSSSDLAKLESTVLPILEAQAKGDSDNQTDTLKTRRKLEVLPLSPDSPCSEDDRELSKSNAKKKLLVPLDVKADSLDDSSESFGKESPMSGDDEDFIRKQIIEMSENEDASPSDEENPIRQKIREDERKKSEQKKPSPAARSASGKTKRLTKKDSISPNDDEDKELQRSLVDAQVSGAPEPKEAERQPGTAVRIFPTMELNTTSSRVCVPNVDLEPEMESLTDSPDDRSKGEGSSSLHASSFTPGTSPTSLSSLDEDSDSSSPGHVRSGESKQHRKAKHRQPGQMLPTIEDSSEEEEMREEEELLREQEKQRGSGKKSKKDKEEVRGQKRRDRSKTPPSNLSPIEDASPTEELRQEAEMEEIRRSSCSDFSPSIESDPEGFEIHAAKIAAVQKTYQLPTSVSLHSPTEDQNADKSPKKLRSADEAYEEIMLRAKSPTVENVELQPEKERPYESVLIEDYALIDVGNTEKMSVPAQPKKLRSPDEVYEDMIKKRKEFMKLEQEYQNMQPKIETTNPEIVLQPADCIPPKVGQPTLGQDGKPLLDAETAYEELMKKALTPGTSPTLQETVGEATSSRKALRPIPDLRVTQCSSGELSSDEESILKKDEVISDTTSTVVTSSLPSDPQTRTPVTASQTDVVDLSSAIPDPVTALPTVPQYAQGTPSIVSTAPPVPPKPSVLRRGNSQEKSDVEPALPSATPQKPTVFPRKPPVPLPPQAKPETVTTASQAKQSVTPTYKPQVPPPVPPKPSIPAGIGEGHRPAHVKPPIAPKPSSQSSSIAHAAHSPRPTVLTTGSSEIVLNLSPSSESKPSQPSPKSPSSPRYAKNLRDTYVVITLPSQPSSPVDTVSTQAPSDHGPTAAHKAQPQSYHQTQTGSQPQSHQQSASGHTTRVPLAYTRVTESIESQEICSAEKHVSSSCHIIEAVSASAQVPVVTPNLISQVVTTEVQRTTVSVVHERTPPPVPTPRANGVPISLAKQKTPLPAQNGQTALPAEVVDLRTLKADAESDMNGVDLSAGPDSRRQSLAADVARQSSAVQSPVVNLSAESSTVSIVTDSITIVTCAATIQKCDSLETTQASSIPLQLTKNKTFEPVSQIVYRSVDSQPLPVSGEIPINLTVGSGTGGGTFQTPPVIMAPDSVAGCVANGLTTGSASVAGAVDLSTGKPFNTMVSMDAASTDVVTAVITEDDGKPVDLTAGKRAVCCDVVYKLPFAGSCTAQQPTTPLPEDRFGYRDDHYQYDRSSYGMRGFGGIKPSMSDTNLAEAGLFFYKSKNSYNFSGTTEGAVDLSSAKMSDAGEAVDYSKKGTYAGMTIPPYSQARVTSGVGPLFGTSSVLRSSNGVVYSSVAAPVPSTYAITTQPGSIFCTSYNSQSSMHTSDTMPSLSDLQSLPLTRSHSFLSTVSITTSAEQGDAPLNLELTKEDASGNCVTPATTSLTLDTYTDASLEAIAASLEALSSPMVPGDGQYQAERERLEMEKLKQQRLAEELEWERQEIQRFREQEQLLVQKELEELQVMKQQILSQQEEERQAHLMMQKETYAQQQQQLEQIQRLQEQLRIQLEEQKLRQMYPGGDMGLGNGVQEAVVLGPDGTVLSRKITDSGCQTDEEDETLSKAYTAGRKKKSVKKSVDSCVQTDDEDQEEWEAQRSRQNRPRTARGDRGGNSEMSLQAHTEISIQTDTDGNIIMDTRMELSDSERTSPKKRLTPLDISQSNLKAESSTLQAPSKSANVLYSPLSPCISPSKSLEFVSYDKSLGDKSPQKLRGSMDPMNVSPGSPRGPKPMQRSMSDPKPMSPTGEERATSGTQCGETGKGSGGTPTGTQKKVKRTLPNPPSEDESASGAQTAYSTGSARRRMCRNSNMARAKILQDIDRELDLVERESSKLRKRQAELDEEEKEIDAKLRYLEMGINRRKDVLLKEREKRERAYLQSVAEDRDYMSDSEVSNIREARGGHEDGEDEEIDSHGLERPRTAPQSELDDFVPPQTKHEYGKYSQYQYSQGPYQQSLYQTPQSYQSHSIYSSVPSLTSSQQQSYQQMLLLQQKAARQAALLSELDSTKYDVISRQPDPASSPYLGVKYDKYGNHLDLRALEVGSIADSPMSTVSDSYYGDLDHHTPRSYLLLEDAAELATSSTGLSASYSLAERELAKAEKLLHRSAADLGSTDYLGSTSRLHTYGKTPDEEDPMEEPYELKLLKQQLKQEFRRSTGGTESLDPLTGLSQHYYTPSSGVSSYSQRHYPKSEKYSISRLTLEKQAAKQLPASMLYQKHKTPLLDPKLSSKYSSVTESRGLDLDYTSYLGSTSGSSPRSSRLMQDEITFGLRKNIAEQQKYLGSTLGANLAGSLNLGQSLGLDSAYPSGSRSRPSSRPTSCYGLDLSIKRDPSSSSLRLKGDGEASSDGSSFQTPSGRAKPTSLPIVQSGRGRIPIVAQNSEEESPLSPVGQPMGMARASAGPLPPISADSRDQFGSCLSLQDSQQQQHMREEASRGRGYVLLDDLQGTMSDSEALSDSLMPLSRDDAAKAYHLRREETDWFDKPRDGRLENGQEKRQGKGPYYPFPHLRVKLQRDPKDRSVSGNGLGIRVVGGKDVPGSNGDIGAYVAKVLPGGAAEQTGKILEGMQVLEWNGIPLTGKTYEEVQVLVGHACSDADVCVRLDLNMLAESEGAERLDFQEQSKTERPPRSPGVDPKQLAAELQKVSQQQAPSTATAASTASATSSPAQPGSPSVGKKRHSSKASDGSKTPSHPVTGDIQLQIHYDKQLGNLIVHVLQARNLAPRDNNGYSDPFVKVYLLPGRGQVMVVQNASAENKRRSKLAGKSLNPEWNQTVIYKNIHLEQLRKKTLEVSVWDYDKCSSNDFLGEVLIDLSNTAQLDNVPRWLPLKPQTEGDHHRRSHQGRHGASKSSSHSSPKTAGSAHDQDSPKSSVIKSRSHGIFPDPAKGQRAGPQRHSVAGVLTIQRAQSDWLPALPSLAPANGSRADGRHLTLRKAVSEERPTVARARSSYRSGDAPLTAASLDSGLSGSAYSLLDEDGETNEVDSAIFQVPRFGKIPNGTDGMKSSLAGSDGKSQVMGEIKIALKKEVRTEGDHLVLEILQCRNITYKFKTADHLPDLYVKLYVVNIATQKRIIKKKTRVCRHDREPSFNETFRFCMNPAGHSLQLFLVSNGGKFMKKTLIGEAYVWLDKVDLRKRVVSWHKLLASTAQIHS